The Arachis ipaensis cultivar K30076 chromosome B05, Araip1.1, whole genome shotgun sequence nucleotide sequence TAAAAGTAACGTTAGAAAGTAGTTACATTTGAAAATACAAAAAACTAAGATGTTAGCCTGAAATTTCAACATCATGTCATTGTATTAGAATGTACTATTGTTGTCCAGAACAAAAGCTAAAAACAGATGCTTTGCAATTAGTATTCCTATTTAAATCAACTACATTAGTATGTAATATACCTGTGACCTCTGCACTTCAGTTTTGAATTTCGACTCGTTGGACTCTTGAAGCATTTCAGTCTTTTAagggataaaaagaaaaaagaaaaaaaaaaaaacttatgttAGTACACGAAACTAGTATTTTAGATTCCAAGAGAGTGGTAAAGTTCACAAACGAATAATATAAACATCAAAAGACCTCACCCTCTCCATTAATGATTCTTGTACTTTTTCCAAAACTTCAGTTATACCGGCAGATATTGCCTGAGCCTGCTTTGTGGACACTCCTTGCTCTTCAAGTCTGCTAGTCTAGAAAGCAAAAGCGTAACCAATGACAAAAACAAACCATTCATTAACACTCATTAACGAGCTTAAAAGTGCACATTTGCAATTAGTTAGAAAACACACAAGTGAACAAAAAACCATGAAAACAGAGAATAAAAAATGGTAAGAAGGTAAACTTAAATTACAATAGTGGATGCATCATAGAATCGCCGACCATTTGATTTCGCCATCCGGGGAAATGATCTGAGGCTTGAGTTGAAAGTGAACGATTTTGAGAACCCAAAGCCCGAAAATTGAGCCAATCGCTTACAAGCCGCAGCCATTTCCTCAAAAATAAGAAATTGGAGTGAAGAATTTTCGAACCCTGAATGGAGCCAATCACCTTTGTAACTTCTTTTCTATTTTATGatagttatctttttttttttttcttttaatttaggaTTTGTTAGGATTCTATATTTAAATATATGGACAAtttattttatagatatttagttatttttttcttttgttttggatttgttgagattttatttttttatgaaataaatttaactaaattaaactaagttaaataatatttaaaataatgttattcataattgatttttattgataTTAGACTAATTTAGTTAGATttgattaacaaaaaaatttaaatgtataGTATTATTCTTTAAATATATGGGTATTTTTATAGGTGCAGTTAAGATTTTGTAAAAATTATTTAGTACTAATATAATTTATTGTTCTAAAAAATAGTGGtactaataaaaaaatactatttgtataaactattagattttattatatgaaaatcgaaagataagataaaaagaaaaatgtcTGTGTAAAATCAGTCCAAATCTTTTGAGTTTATTTGATACACCATAAAATTTGAAACATTAAATTAGATTGATAAATAGGccaaaaaaatttagatataGAAGCAGGATGAGTGATATActttaacattgtaatttttgaatttgaattttctaaaatttgaatttcactttagagagtaaagtgatctctcaccatttatttcatatATGAGACCAAGattaaatatgaaagagaaactattcaaaggtagaaagatcacactttattctctaaagtgaaattcaaattttagaggATCAAAATCCataatttttagtgttttttaaaacTATGAcaggtacacaaatcggagggtcgatttatgtttaaaaaataaaaaaaaaattggagtacacaaatcgaaccggctgatttgtgtttaaaaaattacaCAAATCCGAGTACAAAAATGGGACGATCTGATTCTGTACCTCTTAAAAATTGGACGGTCCAATTTATACTCCCTAAATTAAATTAttccatattttaaaaaaatatcatagcAGATcacaattcaaaaaaaatatcattattaatccaatattaaaaaataaaaacaaaaaaaagtgataaaaagataaaaaatctaataatttatatttaatttattaataatttattaataattactcTAAAAATACTAAATCTTTCGATATTTTAAAATTGGCCCCTTATAATTTTGAGAACCAAGCCCCTCATTTCAGCTGCTTGCTACCTTGGCTTCTTCCTCTTCACGATGACCCACCGCTTCTTCCTCTACCCTCTTCCTCACCAGGaaccttctttctcttttttcgtGGATACATAATGACTATGGCCTCCATCTCTTCCTGCTCACTGTTGATGAGGGCATCACCGGCTACCATGATGACTCCCTTGAAACTGTTCACAGAAACCAAATTCAGTATGGATTGCCTCTCAAGGTTGTCTCTTCCAAGAATCTCTATGGTTGCATAAGCCTCTTCAGTTCTTCCGAGATCCTCCTCGGCGCCATGATTCTCCCTGCTCTTCTACTATCTTGACGCAATTATCAAAAGGATTCTCAATTTGTTCTGTTGCACTGCACTCCACTTCGCTTTTTggattggggtttagggtttggtttgTGCCCCCATCTTATACGGTGCCCCTTTTTAACTCAATTGAAGTGGTAAACTTTTTCCTTTTAATATTCTCTTTTCTCATCATTCAAAGTTTCTTCGTTTGCTTTTCTCTGCTAATGGCTTGTCGGCAATGATTATTGTTTCCAATGGAGGAAAGTGGATTACTTTTGGAATTGAAGTTAGTTTCAGCCATGGCTCTTGATAAGCTCCTAGTTAAAGGAAACTACATTGGAAGCGTCAACTTCCTCTTTTCTGGAGATGGAAAGGGAACTGCAGTCCAAAATTGAGGAACTGGAGGACAAGGTTGAGAAAGTCAGTCAGAGCATTGCACTGCAAAAGGTATACTGATTACAAACACAGAGCAGCAATTGAGCAATTTGAtaatattaaagaaaaatttcAGCCTTAGTTATGAACTATATAGTCTTATTCATGATCTGTCTTAGTAGATGAAAGTTTCTTCACATTGTTGTTTGGTATCCGGATACAGGCTATTAAGCAATCTTAAATATTGAACACTCATCTGAATTTATGTCATTGTTTTGTAATGGTCTTCTTGAATTAACTGTGAATAGCAATGTGGCATTTTTGAAGGTATATGATTTAtgatttctctattttacatTTTCTCAGGTTCAGGTGCTAATCATCTGGACCACAACAACTTAATTGAAATAATTGCTCCATAATCTGATTAGAATTTTGTGTTTTCTAGCTATTCATGATTGTAAAATCTAATTTCCTTGCAGAGACATAATAATTAAGTACGTAGAGTATGTTAAGAAATTGGGACTAGTTCTATTTGAATTGCTTTCTGAAGCACTAGGCCTTAATCCCAATTGCCTTAAGGACATAGATTGTGCAGAAAGGCTTTTCATGCTTAATCATTGTTACCCTCCTTGTCCTGAGCCTGAACTCACTCTGGGAACAAGTGGTCATTGGGATTCTAGCTTCCTCTTCTCCTACAAGACCAAGTTGGTGGACTTCAATGTTTCTATGAAAACAAGTGGAGTGATACAAATTGTTTTATCAAGTTATGAATAGAAGAGTTCAAGAGGATCAATCTTCACCAAATATTATTCCTGTTCACTATTTTATACACCAAATATTATTCCTAttcacttattttttttaatgaaaacttTTTTGTGAGCTTATGGAGTTTCGGTGTACAAGTTTGATATGAACAAGGCTTCTCAGTTGATGTGTTGATACTTGGTGCCTCATAAATTAGTGTATTAGAGCATCATCCAACAGAAATTTGAGTTATTGAATATTGTGCGGTTAAAACATTACAAGACAAGCGGAGGATAGCGGCCAGAAATCAGTGTCCGTGTTCAAACTCCGCCGCAAATTAGTAGAATCGCGTCGATTCTGAGCTGCGGTTTGGCTTCAGCTGTTCAGTAAAATCGCTGCAATTCAATCGTTTTGGGTATATATAGTGAAGAATCAACAAATTTCCATCTTTTGTTCCTCGGGCGAACACAAATGGGAGCAGAGGCAAAGGACACACCTCCGTGCATGAATCCTTGCTGCCGTGTACCTCGCTCGTCAGTACCAGTTGCTACGCGCTTCCCCTTGTTGGTGGGTCCATCGTCAATCTGCTCCCTGCTTCCTCTGGTCCCGTCCTTAGGTCTGCTCAGCTTCTTGGTTCAGATCATTGGTATCCAAAAAATCCGTCTTTCAATTTTGTTctattttctttttggttttagAATTCAATTTGGTTCACATTAatctttttcttcttgatttggTTTCAAGTTACtcttttgttttgattttgttcTTGCCAAGAACATAGGACAAAAGGGGTGATTTCGTTTTAATCCTTTTTCTGTTCTCTTTCTCCTTCCCTTTTCACTTTATTTATTGTCTTTCATTCGCCTATTCTGAATGCTTTGCTATTTGATATAACAACAATCAATGAGTTTTAGTTTCTCTTGTTTCGAATTCTCAAGCACTTCAGGTGTTTGATGAATTGTGCTTGATAATTGCAGATTCCTTATGATAGTAGCCATACTTTCCAAattgtgtttgatgaattgtgcttgatactttattcttcttttttaacTCATTATGATAGTATATTCTTTTGGCCATACTTTCCAAATTCATATTTCTTTCTATACAAATTTTATGTTTTTTCCCTATACTTGGTATTATTCCTTGTCAATTTCAACAGGTAAATTCTATTGTTCATGTTTGTTAATTTTCTCTTGGGTTTATCtttttaattcctttattttcttGTGTTTGACACTTGACACAATAATGATCAAGAATGTGATGAAAGGAAAAATTGTTCCTTCAGAGGTGACAGTGAAGCTTCTGCCAAAAGCACTGACAGCGAACCAAGTTAGTTTTGTCtttccagaaaaaaaaaaaacagagaactATTTCTTCTAATTTTCTTATGGTTATCAGCAAATTCATCCTTTTCTTGGGATAATGAAGGCAAGAGGGGATGACAAGATTGAAACAATAAAGAAGCGATTTAAGGTTTTCTTAGAGTCTAGTCCACCTGTGATTTCTTATTATGGCGAGAAAGGAAAAGTTCGCAAGGTATTTGATATCTTGGTGCTGCAACCGCAAGTGTTCATAATTGAGTTTTAAATGCTTTGTAGTACTAATGGAATAAAATTTTGCTTCTTATTAATTGATGCAGCAAGGTCTTCTGATAAGATTTTTGAGTCAGTCAAGACAATCTTTGTAGCACATTATTAGATGGTAAAACCACTATTTCAGATGCAAAAATTTGGTTATTGAAAAGAGGCTTTGCAaatcaataatattattttattggaaGTCTCTTGTGTGTTAGGAATAAAGTTTGCTTTTGAATTCGTTATTTGGAGACAATGAAAGAGCACAACTTGGTCATGACACATTAAGAGGGTGCCTAATATGAAACCTTTTGAAGTttctcctttttatatttttagggCAATTCAGAAAAATTCATTCATGAAGATCTGTTTCCAGACATCATTACATATTCAACATTGCTCAAGGTTAGATTtctcatttatttatttgtttgattaCTTTGCTATAGTTAGAACCATAAATTCGTCCCTTCAAGAGTGATATTCACTTTATAATGTGTGTAACTCCCGATTAGAGGATTCTTAACTCACCAGTAGTGAACTAAGGGGTAGCTCCAAAATATTTTAGGATTTCATCTACAGTAGTTTGGTCATGTGCAGGGAAGACATGTTAGGAGATAGATAAGATGGAGTTGCCTAATAATAAGTTAGTTACAATTAGGAGACCATGGAAAACTATGGGGGAAATCATTAAAAAGTTTTAAAGGTAAATGGTTTATCTATAGACATGGTTTACTATTAGAACAATATGGCGTTGCTTGATCCATTTAATATTGTTCTCTCAGCTAGTTAGAAAAGGCTTAGTTGGTATGTACTGTCTAGATTCATTTTAACGAATGTCATTATCTGCCCATTATATTAATTCAATGGATATTTATGCTCCACACAGTTTACATTTTCTCTTTGCTCATACTCTCAATATGTATTTTTGAACAAAAATATTTACAACACTATCTTAAATTTTTCTATTGGTTTGGGATGGTTCTCCAGCAGCAACTTTCTCAGTTTCTCTATGTAAAATACAGGGTTTTGAGAGGCAAAGGATCTTGCTTCAGTTCTGAGAATAGTGCTGGAAATGAAATCATGCCATGAATTAAACATTGACAGAACTGCTTACGCTGCAATAATTGATGCTTTACTAAAATGTGGCTCGGTTAAGGGTATGTTGTTATTTTACTACAAGGtttcttacttttcttgtttAATAGAGAACTAGGATAATTTCAGGAAGACTTAAAAACATAAATTGATGTTATTTTGAATTAGTATTTGTGAGGAGTGATGATAAATAGAAACCAAATTCATGTTTCTAAAATTAATGAGTTATCCTTGTTTCTCAAATTAAGGGGTAAAACTAATCTCAACTTGTGATACCAATGTATTTCTATTGTGCATTTACGTGCTTtgtgtattttttgagaaatattgAAGAAAGCTGGTAGGAATGCCAAGTTAAGGCCAAAACCTCATCTATACCTCTTCATGATGTCTTTTCTATTGTTGGACTGTGGCTTCGTGAATAAATTTCAAGATAATCATACAATGGTCTTGCTTATCAATACTTATTATTATCTACGGATAAATGTAATTAGAGATGAAGAGCTGAATGAGAacctttttcaagaccctttctCATGTCCAAGAATTCACGCCAACTGCAAAGTGTTGCTTAGGACACATCATCAGGTAATCTTCTTGTTCTATCTTTATCCTTCTTATCCTAATTTCACTCTTGTCGATTCAGCAATCTGCATATGCTGGCTGAAGTCTGAATAATTATGCACTTATTATTGAGTTTAGTTAGAAAACTTTATTCTCAGgaccaaaaatataaaaaaggaaaTACTTTGTCCTTGACATAGTAAGAGTATTACTAGGTGGTTGTTAGAGCAAATTTAGaaatatttatttgtttattttttttcttttaaggaTGAGATTCGTCCATCTCTTGTTACATGGTTTAACTTCTAGCATTAGTCTTATGCTCTCATATTTATCAAGAACCTAAACAATttgaattattatattattatttaataaaagaagaatttcattaaGATGAGGAAAATGATAACATAAAATAGAGGATAGGAGTTGGATCAAGGTTTATCGTAATGGCGATTTTGTTATTGTGTTATTAATTTGTGCTTTGCGTTGAGCTATCTTTGTGCATTATGCAATGTATCTTCTCATTGTTTATATTGACTAATGAGGTATTTTTCATTGCAGTGTGTTGGTTTGGAGCTAATGAATATGAAGAAGGAGCTTATTTATTGATTTGTCGAAGTGATTAATACATCAATGCAAGATTATTTTATTGTTAGTTTAAAGGTGAATATTACTATGACCTCAAATGGATTCATTTTGTACTCAAACATTGTAATTAGATATTATGATCAATTATTGATTATTATGTTTATCTTATATTAGTTAAGTTCATCGCATGTATATTAATAACATTAAGTGTATTTTCTAATGTAAATATCTTAAATTTGATCAATCATTATGTAAAAGGAAATAGGAGTATGACAAGAAAAAGGGTCAAGAGCGTGTAATATTACCAATTTTTTAATTTCACGGTAGATTGCAGCGGTTTAAACCGCCTAAGTTTTTTACCTGTGTGCTAAATTGCGGCAGTTCTATATCGCtgcaaataaatttctaaataaTTGCAGCAGTAAATAACGGTAGTTAAGGAGCGTCGCAAATATACGGAAGAAATCACCCTTCGTCTATAACCGCCGCTAAATTAACCGACGCAAAATAATTGATTTGCAGCGGTTGTTGAGAACCGCCGCAGAATGTAATCCTCGTGCCCTTATGCGCTGCGTTAGCCGTTTCGCTGGCCATGTTTAGCGGCGGTTTAAAACCACCACAAATTGACAATTAAACCGCCGCTATCCTCCGTTTCTCTTGTAGTAGTGAGCATTGGTTTCAACTcaataaactcaactaatcatagtttatttgtttttgtatgCCCTAGTTTGTGGTATCTAGTTTTAATAGTGTTAAGTTGAGACAGTTAattgcttgttgcaatttatgtTATTTGATACTAGTTTTCAGATTATTTAGTTGCATAATATTTACGAAACATTGTGACAATTCATCAAATGACATGATTCCAGTATGAAATTGATACTAGTGACCATTAACAATAATCTGGGCATGCGTCTGTTTTATGCAATTGGTGGTTTTGCAAAGGTTCAAGAGGTCTGTGTAATAcaaagattcctttatgtgaggtATTGGGACCAAAAATTGTTGCACTCTACGAGACACGCCATGCATTTCTTTGCCTTGTCTTCAAAAGAGAATAATGTATATATGCTACAGCATTTGATAAAAGTAAGAGTATCCAAAAGTGATCGATAATGAAACTTTCCAACAAGATCCAGCCATGAAAATAGAAATTTTAGTATTGGAATAGAAATGGAATATTTAAATAAAGATTGAGATTTGTCATAATTATTTCtaattgatatttaaaaaaatattaattaactcTGTTGATAACtagattttttcatttttttttctatttaaaagtTAAGACACCCTTTGATATGATGTGCAACAAGTGCTATTGAGTAACCAAAAGTGATGAATCTTGTGAAAATTTCTGTTCACATGATGAGCATTGCAGAATATATAATGTTCATGGACATGGCATTCTCTTAAAATCACATACAAATGCTCTTATATTTCAAGGAGCAACATTACATCCTTTTTAATTCTGGAGAAGGGATAGGAACAGGATTGAAAAGCTAAAGAACTCACAAGGGGAATGGGTCTGTGGAAGAGTGGAGGTGATGAAGCTAATTGAAGACTATTTTATTGATCTATTTAGGGTCTCACGAAGCAAAAATCTGGAACAATGTGTACAAAAAATTTCAAAGAAAGTGACTCAAGAGATGAACGAGAGATTAACAAAGCAAGTAACAGAAGAGGAAGTTAAGGAAGCAGTTTTTAGCATGGGAGGTTTAAAGGCGCCAGGTCCGGACGGGCTTAACGGTTTGTTTTATCAGAGGCACTGGAATGACATAAAAAAGGAGGTATGTGATGTGGTTAGAGAGTTCTTTACAAAGAAATCTTTACCTGGTGAAATTAGTGAAACAACGGTAGTCCTTGTTCCTAAGATTAAACAACCAGAAAGCCTGAACCACCTTA carries:
- the LOC107642988 gene encoding uncharacterized protein LOC107642988 isoform X1, translating into MAAACKRLAQFSGFGFSKSFTFNSSLRSFPRMAKSNGRRFYDASTITSRLEEQGVSTKQAQAISAGITEVLEKVQESLMERTEMLQESNESKFKTEVQRSQMQLQREIEKLRNDMEKNNSELRLARLAIHRAEIAFKAQILTTERVIRAYCLGTIFTCAVAFLSFS
- the LOC107642988 gene encoding uncharacterized protein LOC107642988 isoform X2; translation: MAAACKRLAQFSGFGFSKSFTFNSSLRSFPRMAKSNGRRFYDASTITSRLEEQGVSTKQAQAISAGITEVLEKVQESLMERTEMLQESNESKFKTEVQRSQVGEVGDT